The following proteins are encoded in a genomic region of Dyadobacter sp. UC 10:
- the pyrR gene encoding bifunctional pyr operon transcriptional regulator/uracil phosphoribosyltransferase PyrR: MPQKRLILSSPLLEIMISRLCQQLIENHQDFSNSVVMGLQPRGIYFAERIIAELRERTGQHIPLGYLDATFYRDDFRRRESPLVPNKTNVPFLIEGKKVILIDDVLASGRMVRAALDAMTAFGRPKIVELMVLIDRRYNRELPIGPDYAGMKVSTVESQRVQVEWKEQGFDADHIWLVD; encoded by the coding sequence ATACCCCAAAAACGATTGATATTGAGTAGCCCTTTGCTGGAAATAATGATCAGCCGGTTGTGCCAGCAATTAATTGAGAACCACCAGGATTTTTCCAACTCGGTGGTCATGGGTTTGCAGCCCAGGGGTATTTATTTTGCCGAACGCATCATTGCCGAACTGCGCGAGCGGACAGGGCAACATATTCCGTTGGGTTACCTTGACGCCACTTTTTACAGGGACGATTTCCGACGACGCGAATCGCCCTTAGTACCTAATAAAACGAATGTCCCGTTCCTGATCGAGGGTAAAAAAGTAATCCTGATTGACGACGTATTGGCCAGCGGCCGCATGGTCCGTGCGGCTTTGGACGCGATGACGGCGTTCGGACGCCCGAAAATTGTGGAATTAATGGTTCTGATCGACCGCCGGTACAACCGGGAACTTCCTATAGGGCCTGACTATGCCGGAATGAAAGTAAGTACTGTTGAAAGTCAACGCGTACAGGTTGAATGGAAAGAACAGGGGTTCGATGCCGACCACATCTGGCTTGTCGACTAA